The genomic window ccagacttttgccaaatatttttatttcacattccAAAacctacatgaactaatgagtacattttcaaatgagaggtACATCTTGCTCTCTTAttcatcatgtcagtatccatgaaaaacacttgcactttagaaaattagaaagtaatcaaatgtaagtTATATAACTTTgtttaagtaattgaaatatttacattacttattacattttaaatagggtaacttgTTATCTAtaaactattacatttccaaagtgaCCTTCCCAACTCTGCTTGCAACAAATGTTTGTATGCTTTTGTCTCAGAGATTCTTGGTACGAAGACTTTGCCTGAGCCAACCAAGCAGGAAGAAACAGTATCCTGGTATCCATGGACCATCAATAACAAATATTACACAGCAGATATCCGGCTATGCGTTGTACCCAGCACTTTTCAAATGTCAGCAGAGATTGCCCAGTCCATGCAGGCTTTCATCGCTTATTTTGACAGTACAGCAGTAagtaaattaatataaatattttttttaaatatcacacaCAGTTTATCTTGTGATACATGTGATATcatatatgtaatatgtaacATGTTTGCAGAAGGATGGACTGGAGAAGCTACATCCGTGGATATCAGTGGTTGAAGATATTGCTCCAGAGGTGCTCATTCTGGTGTGTGACAGAGTTTGTGAAAATGGTGAGCTCTCCTTTGTTTGCTGAAAACTACAGCATATATAGTTTTGCAGGGTAATGTTTGGcatctgaaatgtgatttgTATTCTAGGGGTCACCAGACATGAAGCACAACAGTGGTGTTTGGCTCACGCCTTTGAGCTGGTGGAGCTCAATCCTCAAGAGTTGCCAGATGAGGATGGTGAGGATACGTTTTGCAGACGCAGCAGAAATTACAATATCACTattctttttgtatttcataTCTGCGTACTCACATTAAcgcctttcttttcttttccccccctttttatCAGATGACTTTCCAGAATCCACAGGTGTAAAGCGAATTGTCCAGGCGCTCAATGCCAATGTGTGGTCCAGTGTGGAGATGAAGGATGGTGAGATGAGTTCATGAGTACAATAATCTATAACGCTTTCACCCTGACTATTTAATTCAACTCTGTGTATGTATGGCATGTGACACTTCATATGTGTGTCCTAATAGGACACAATCAGGGCTTTGGTCTGATGAGTAGCTTGGTGGCCTCAAGACACAACAACCCACGCAGCTGTCAAGATCCACCGGTTAGTGGCACCTTTagttttttcatttacttttgtccttctgtgtgtgttcttactTATTAAATCATgactctattattattattattgttgcagTCCTCCAGCTTGCCAGAAGAGGGCGCACTTGTTAATGAGGAGGCTAACCACACAGAAAGTAGCACAAACTcagacacacaggaaaacacagtAGTTGGTAAGTGGACAGTTCTCTATGGAACacatgaagtaattattttccCCCAAATTTATATAAATCCTGCTATTTGGCAAGTTTACCTAAAACATGGAT from Scomber scombrus chromosome 6, fScoSco1.1, whole genome shotgun sequence includes these protein-coding regions:
- the aagab gene encoding alpha- and gamma-adaptin-binding protein p34 — its product is MSDTEENTEMTIPCVLITSCDSGFKEEELIKQILGTKTLPEPTKQEETVSWYPWTINNKYYTADIRLCVVPSTFQMSAEIAQSMQAFIAYFDSTAKDGLEKLHPWISVVEDIAPEVLILVCDRVCENGVTRHEAQQWCLAHAFELVELNPQELPDEDDDFPESTGVKRIVQALNANVWSSVEMKDGHNQGFGLMSSLVASRHNNPRSCQDPPSSSLPEEGALVNEEANHTESSTNSDTQENTVVDAMTDLDIQELANLTAGDADVDNFERLFTKLKEMKDKASSLPHEQRKVHAEKVAKAFWMAIGGDEDEIDGLSSGEES